In Pieris rapae chromosome 24, ilPieRapa1.1, whole genome shotgun sequence, a single window of DNA contains:
- the LOC110995422 gene encoding EP300-interacting inhibitor of differentiation 3, with protein sequence MSNERKSRLRDILQVLSTEQENDNNEERMNRTTAAVQEVQELLAQGGVEERVRHPGESYLDSRVLRVASDLAISCSLAVDVTENRYDKHELARHIRDNPQFWTFAFPREVPVISSLHGAFDPTPPEQRPRTRKRVERQQAAQLKAPENVESLEKTDEGSEMVTRVNRFIIKAYRNGPISYYRLVLDPTSFSRTVENIYYVSFLVRDGLISVFEDDESGLPFVKPVPALATGNTAGDKNQVIFSIDMQRWRDLIEAFGIEEPMMVIKRIGVTAK encoded by the exons atgagcAATGAAAGAAAATCACGGCTTCGAGATATACTTCAAGTTCTCAGTACAg AACAAGAAAATGACAACAATGAGGAACGGATGAATCGGACTACAGCAGCAGTGCAAGAAGTACAGGAATTACTTGCTCAAGGCGGGGTAGAAGAAAGAGTTCGGCATCCGG gtGAGAGTTATTTGGATTCAAGAGTTCTTCGTGTAGCAAGTGATTTGGCGATTAGCTGTTCATTAGCAGTCGATGTTACCGAGAATAGATATGACAAACATGAGCTGGCACGTCATATT CGGGATAATCCACAATTCTGGACGTTCGCCTTCCCCCGTGAGGTTCCTGTTATTTCATCTCTACATGGAGCTTTTGACCCTACACCGCCCGAGCAGAGACCTAGAACTAGGAAACGAGTGGAGCGGCAGCAGGCTGCTCAATTGAAAGCTCCCGAGAATGTGGAGAG CTTGGAGAAAACTGATGAAGGATCTGAGATGGTGACCAGGGTTAACCGGTTTATAATTAAGGCGTATCGAAATGGACCGATCAGCTACTATCGTCTTGTACTGGATCCAACGAGCTTCAGTCGAACTGTTGAAAATATCTACTATGTGTCATTTTTAGTACGGGATGGACTTATCTCTGTATTTGAag aTGACGAGTCAGGTCTACCCTTTGTGAAGCCAGTGCCTGCGTTGGCGACAGGAAATACAGCTGGTGACAAAAACCAGGTCATTTTTTCTATCGACATGCAACGATGGAGG GACCTGATAGAGGCTTTTGGTATAGAAGAACCAATGATGGTTATAAAAAGGATCGGGGTTACTGCTAAGTGA